From a region of the Enterobacter sp. JBIWA008 genome:
- the actS gene encoding amidase activator ActS has protein sequence MFAGSLTRKPLIAIFCLTLTLLLAGCSGSKSSGTGSYSGSVYTVKRGDTLYRISRATGTSVKDLARLNNLSPPYTIEVGQQLKVSGGTSSGKKSTSKGKTAKVTPSYQVPQSSWPPVGQRCWIWPASGKVVAPYSLSEGGNKGIDIAAARGTPVYASGAGKVVYVGNQLRGYGNLIMIKHGEDYITAYAHNDTMLVNNGQNVKAGQKIATMGSTGTDSVKLHFQIRYKATAIDPQRYLPAPGSKPKC, from the coding sequence TTGTTTGCAGGAAGCCTGACGAGAAAACCCCTTATCGCTATTTTTTGCCTGACGCTGACGCTATTACTGGCGGGCTGTTCAGGGAGCAAATCTTCGGGTACGGGAAGCTATTCCGGTTCGGTCTACACCGTCAAGCGCGGGGACACCCTGTACCGGATTTCGCGCGCAACCGGGACAAGCGTGAAGGATTTGGCGCGGCTGAATAATCTCTCTCCGCCCTACACCATTGAGGTGGGGCAGCAGCTGAAGGTTAGCGGCGGAACGTCCTCGGGTAAAAAATCCACTTCGAAAGGCAAAACTGCCAAAGTGACGCCGTCCTATCAGGTGCCGCAATCGTCATGGCCGCCGGTTGGACAGCGCTGCTGGATTTGGCCTGCCAGCGGTAAAGTGGTCGCCCCTTACTCACTCTCTGAAGGTGGCAACAAGGGTATTGATATCGCCGCTGCGCGCGGTACGCCGGTTTATGCCTCTGGAGCCGGGAAGGTGGTATACGTCGGTAACCAGCTGCGCGGCTACGGTAACCTGATCATGATTAAGCATGGGGAAGACTACATCACCGCCTATGCGCACAACGACACGATGCTGGTCAACAACGGGCAGAACGTCAAAGCCGGGCAGAAGATTGCCACCATGGGCAGCACCGGTACGGATTCAGTGAAGCTGCATTTCCAGATTCGCTATAAGGCGACGGCCATCGATCCGCAGCGTTATCTGCCTGCGCCCGGCAGCAAACCGAAGTGCTAA
- the idi gene encoding isopentenyl-diphosphate Delta-isomerase, which produces MSIQEHVILVNDQGMVIGTQEKYAAHTLHTPLHLAFSSWLFNGKGECLITRRALTKKAWPGVWTNSVCGHPQSGEETVQAIIRRCRFEVGAELTDITAVAPEFRYRETDPSGIVENEICPVFAARITNDVTINEDEVMDYQWVELDALFRALDATPWAFSPWMVMEATAAREKLKAFAAQ; this is translated from the coding sequence ATGAGTATTCAAGAACACGTTATTTTGGTAAACGACCAGGGAATGGTGATTGGCACTCAGGAAAAATATGCCGCGCACACCTTACATACCCCGCTGCATCTGGCGTTCTCTTCCTGGCTTTTTAACGGAAAAGGCGAATGTCTGATCACCCGACGCGCCTTAACCAAAAAGGCCTGGCCCGGCGTATGGACCAACTCCGTCTGCGGCCACCCGCAGTCCGGCGAAGAGACAGTCCAGGCGATAATCCGCCGCTGCCGCTTCGAAGTCGGCGCGGAATTGACCGATATCACCGCCGTCGCCCCTGAATTTCGCTATCGAGAAACCGACCCGTCCGGGATTGTGGAAAACGAAATTTGCCCGGTTTTCGCCGCTCGCATCACCAATGACGTGACGATAAACGAAGATGAAGTGATGGATTATCAGTGGGTTGAGCTGGACGCGCTATTCCGCGCGCTGGATGCGACGCCCTGGGCCTTTAGCCCGTGGATGGTCATGGAAGCTACAGCCGCCCGCGAAAAACTCAAAGCCTTCGCGGCGCAATAA
- a CDS encoding transporter substrate-binding domain-containing protein has product MSTLWNKSGCLIALICLLGSDFAFSAKPVSLNLLAHTHFSEPLSEPNPNDKDWLRQHPAIRVGVSASAHPPYQVSIADEDFEGITADYLELLSRTLGVDFQVFRYPDSSAALSALSASQVEMIVDDRFLTDTERHPDLLLTDRYLSDRAVLVSQKPVRETDGLRGKVLFYIGGHALREQLRNAFPKASLTAATDDYRAMASVANDDNAVFWTNVVTAAEINRQNFNSQLMLSPSSVLSEQGPRFITRPDMRPLKDAINSVLRDRRQNIYNEIAQTWDLMSLPEEKKDTLKHALTSEERNWIAHHPKIAVYVVNTHVPVTYINDGGQQSGYAVSLLQNIAKETGLTFSWVPLSNVPEMRDALKSAPDSLIAAADASATHEPGIIYSRPYQISNWMLVTRSAFPAIRSLSDMKGKRVAVFTGIYYLPELRERFPQVEFVEDDFSLETALSLFTHRLDGVIVPQTAASFILKSYLSDRFRIALTLPIAPLRLAMATSEENKVLISIINKTLSEQTSSEMSAELTGWQMRYALERFEVWGRYRTAILIASAVMFVIAVMLAFYFWRNRWLKKNLAIQQALQNELTVAKQQVEKASESKSVFLSQMSHEIRTPLNAIIGLLELEHLGHSSPAQRRNNIAVAYESSKFLLMLVGDILDMAKIESGTYAVRSVPVSLNAIVNQVSTLFHHTAEKKGLTLLTQVDVEVDRVMSDPLMLSQIASNLLSNAIKFTAHGEVEIVIYQTPSPPERGNSYVLEVSDSGPGLTEAQQAAIFEPFVQVHSAQSARQGTGLGLTICRQLAELLNGQLAVESVPGEGTTFIFRFSAPAVIDEADMPPDTNVGAISTPCKILVVDDHAPSRMLLSQQLTVAGHTCVVAEDGVQALQLWGEETQPFDMVITDCNMPGMSGFELIRQLREKEKQLNRAPGPMLGLTAMAEQKVVVLAEEAGMTACLFKPVELARLLEHIPVTTRLASPSGERHTRHGLREMAQSQPEIFDRLIDAAISQNAQDCAAFKQGIADADFTAIRRAAHSLTGGARLLEAHELAGICERLENAAEEEDLPHILSLVTALEAHLLQLNNRLKDQ; this is encoded by the coding sequence ATGTCAACGTTATGGAATAAGTCAGGTTGTCTTATTGCGTTGATTTGTCTGCTGGGATCGGATTTTGCTTTTTCGGCCAAACCCGTTTCGCTAAATCTTCTGGCCCATACGCATTTTTCTGAGCCCCTTTCCGAGCCTAACCCGAACGATAAGGACTGGCTTCGACAGCACCCAGCAATCCGCGTTGGGGTGAGCGCATCCGCACATCCCCCCTATCAGGTGAGCATTGCTGATGAGGACTTTGAAGGGATTACGGCGGATTATCTTGAACTCTTGTCCCGCACGCTGGGGGTCGATTTCCAGGTATTCCGTTATCCCGACAGTTCTGCTGCGCTGTCGGCATTAAGTGCGTCACAGGTGGAAATGATCGTCGACGATCGTTTCCTTACCGATACAGAACGTCATCCCGATCTGCTTCTGACCGACCGTTATCTGTCCGATCGTGCTGTTCTGGTGAGCCAAAAACCGGTTCGGGAAACGGACGGATTACGTGGAAAAGTGCTGTTTTATATTGGTGGACACGCGTTACGCGAACAATTGAGAAACGCGTTTCCTAAGGCATCATTGACTGCCGCTACAGATGATTACCGCGCTATGGCCTCTGTGGCCAATGATGACAATGCCGTGTTCTGGACCAACGTTGTAACGGCTGCCGAGATTAATCGTCAGAATTTCAACAGCCAGTTAATGTTGTCCCCGAGTTCGGTTTTATCAGAACAGGGCCCCAGATTTATTACCCGCCCGGACATGAGGCCGTTAAAGGACGCCATCAACTCGGTCCTGAGAGATCGTCGCCAGAACATTTACAATGAAATAGCCCAGACATGGGATTTAATGAGCCTGCCCGAGGAAAAAAAAGACACCCTCAAACACGCTCTCACTTCTGAGGAAAGGAACTGGATTGCGCATCATCCTAAGATTGCGGTGTATGTGGTAAACACGCATGTTCCGGTAACTTACATTAATGATGGCGGTCAGCAGAGTGGGTATGCCGTCTCATTACTCCAGAATATCGCCAAAGAGACGGGATTAACGTTCAGTTGGGTTCCGCTTTCAAATGTGCCGGAGATGCGTGATGCGCTGAAAAGCGCGCCTGACTCGTTAATAGCGGCTGCAGATGCATCGGCAACTCACGAACCAGGCATTATTTACTCCCGTCCATATCAAATATCTAACTGGATGCTGGTGACTCGTAGCGCATTCCCCGCCATTCGCTCTCTGTCTGATATGAAGGGGAAACGCGTGGCGGTATTTACCGGCATTTATTATTTGCCTGAGTTGCGCGAACGCTTTCCTCAGGTGGAGTTTGTTGAGGATGATTTTTCACTGGAAACGGCGCTTTCGCTTTTTACTCATCGACTCGATGGCGTCATTGTGCCGCAGACCGCGGCCAGTTTTATACTGAAAAGCTATTTGAGCGATCGTTTCCGGATCGCCTTAACCTTGCCAATCGCCCCCCTTCGGCTTGCCATGGCGACCAGCGAAGAAAACAAAGTTCTGATTTCTATCATTAACAAAACGCTGAGTGAACAGACATCCAGTGAAATGAGCGCAGAACTCACGGGCTGGCAAATGCGCTATGCCCTTGAGCGCTTTGAAGTCTGGGGGCGCTACCGAACCGCTATTTTAATTGCCAGCGCCGTGATGTTTGTCATCGCGGTGATGCTGGCTTTTTACTTCTGGCGGAATCGCTGGCTCAAAAAGAACCTTGCCATACAGCAAGCACTGCAAAATGAACTCACCGTGGCAAAGCAACAGGTTGAAAAGGCGAGTGAATCAAAGAGCGTGTTTTTGTCGCAAATGAGCCATGAAATACGCACGCCGCTGAATGCCATTATCGGCCTGCTTGAACTTGAGCATCTCGGCCACTCCTCCCCGGCGCAACGGCGTAATAATATTGCTGTTGCCTATGAATCATCGAAATTCCTGCTCATGCTCGTGGGCGATATTCTGGATATGGCGAAAATCGAGTCCGGTACCTATGCCGTACGCTCCGTACCGGTTTCTCTCAACGCTATTGTTAATCAGGTCAGTACGTTATTTCATCATACGGCAGAAAAAAAAGGTTTGACGCTGCTGACGCAGGTGGACGTCGAGGTTGATCGGGTCATGAGCGATCCCCTGATGCTGAGCCAGATCGCCTCCAATTTACTGAGTAACGCCATCAAATTTACCGCTCACGGTGAAGTGGAGATTGTAATCTATCAGACCCCCTCACCCCCTGAACGCGGTAATAGCTATGTGCTGGAAGTGAGTGATTCAGGCCCCGGATTAACGGAAGCCCAGCAAGCCGCTATTTTCGAACCTTTTGTGCAGGTTCACAGTGCCCAGTCTGCGCGGCAGGGGACCGGGTTGGGATTGACGATTTGCCGGCAACTCGCCGAATTACTGAACGGACAGCTGGCGGTAGAGAGCGTACCGGGTGAAGGTACCACCTTTATTTTTCGTTTTTCTGCACCAGCGGTCATTGATGAAGCCGATATGCCACCGGATACGAACGTGGGGGCGATTTCCACGCCCTGTAAAATACTGGTGGTGGACGATCATGCTCCCAGCAGAATGCTACTGTCGCAGCAGCTGACGGTTGCCGGGCATACGTGCGTTGTGGCAGAAGATGGCGTTCAGGCTCTGCAGTTATGGGGTGAGGAAACACAGCCGTTTGATATGGTGATTACAGATTGCAATATGCCCGGTATGAGCGGCTTTGAACTCATCAGGCAACTACGTGAAAAGGAAAAACAGCTGAATCGAGCTCCCGGGCCGATGCTGGGATTGACTGCCATGGCCGAGCAGAAAGTCGTCGTGCTGGCTGAGGAGGCCGGGATGACGGCCTGCTTGTTTAAGCCCGTCGAACTTGCGCGGCTCCTTGAGCATATCCCCGTAACGACGCGACTGGCATCCCCCTCCGGGGAGCGTCATACTCGTCACGGTTTGAGGGAGATGGCGCAATCGCAGCCCGAAATATTCGACAGGCTGATCGACGCGGCAATATCTCAAAATGCGCAGGACTGTGCGGCATTTAAACAGGGGATCGCGGACGCTGATTTTACGGCTATTCGACGCGCGGCGCACAGCCTGACCGGAGGAGCGAGATTACTTGAAGCGCACGAACTTGCCGGAATATGCGAGAGGCTGGAAAACGCAGCGGAAGAAGAAGACTTGCCTCACATTCTGTCTCTGGTCACCGCACTAGAGGCCCATCTGCTGCAACTGAATAATCGCCTTAAAGACCAATAG
- a CDS encoding fimbrial protein: protein MNIPFLFCGVLLLTSKIAVGACSFMDNRFTASDNINLNFGQVIVQRDTPIGSVVATASSATLANRNDFIECTTSRFVTQWAPGSGNFQPIQHNAETLYRSGVAGLAFRIVTPGAGSTTGRYGTGPLPRRVSNIWCRLSPTWWRLCGGTWGNYQLQLIKIAPLTGSGRLQTGSITRAGVVGEIDVMNVNIAGGEVQTVACSETTPNIFVNMGSIKNTEFLGAGSTSRDVSFNVNLNCDASANIYLTLEAGRAGVADASKGILNIDTTGSAEAASGVGIQVLFNHTPVIPGERLKITTTASDGLYALPLAARYYQTGTILTPGTANATATFTTTYQ from the coding sequence GTGAACATACCATTTTTATTCTGCGGCGTACTGCTCCTGACCTCTAAAATAGCGGTGGGTGCCTGCAGTTTTATGGACAACCGGTTTACGGCCAGCGACAACATTAACCTCAATTTTGGTCAGGTAATCGTTCAGCGCGATACCCCCATCGGCAGCGTGGTTGCAACCGCCAGTTCTGCCACACTTGCTAACCGGAACGATTTTATCGAATGCACCACCTCCAGGTTCGTCACCCAGTGGGCACCAGGTAGCGGTAATTTTCAGCCAATACAGCATAATGCTGAAACTCTCTATCGGTCAGGCGTGGCGGGTCTTGCCTTCAGGATTGTGACCCCCGGCGCAGGGTCAACGACCGGACGCTATGGAACGGGACCTTTGCCCAGACGCGTCAGTAATATCTGGTGTCGCCTCTCCCCCACCTGGTGGAGGCTCTGTGGCGGCACCTGGGGGAACTATCAGCTCCAGCTGATCAAAATTGCTCCCCTGACGGGGTCAGGCCGTCTGCAAACCGGATCTATCACGCGGGCAGGCGTTGTGGGTGAAATCGATGTCATGAACGTGAATATCGCGGGTGGAGAGGTACAGACGGTGGCCTGTTCCGAGACCACTCCAAACATCTTTGTGAACATGGGAAGCATAAAAAACACCGAGTTTTTGGGGGCTGGAAGCACCTCGCGCGACGTAAGCTTCAACGTCAATTTGAACTGCGATGCGTCAGCCAATATTTACCTGACGCTGGAGGCGGGACGTGCGGGCGTAGCGGATGCCAGTAAGGGTATTTTGAATATCGACACAACAGGTTCGGCTGAAGCAGCCAGCGGAGTGGGGATACAGGTACTGTTTAACCACACGCCAGTTATACCGGGAGAAAGGCTTAAAATTACCACCACCGCGTCAGACGGTCTGTATGCCCTCCCGCTTGCGGCACGCTACTATCAGACTGGCACCATCCTTACGCCGGGTACGGCTAACGCCACGGCAACGTTTACGACAACGTACCAGTAA
- a CDS encoding LuxR C-terminal-related transcriptional regulator, whose translation MTERIFRDTYSLEHDKKIIFIEKSAPVNRLKRSLFHLLLSAIPVRRSTRPEGHQRSRMVEREVLYALMKGEKPGDVARRMGISYNAVSRYKMLALKRAGLKSLNALLVRKNRHLYQNL comes from the coding sequence ATGACGGAACGTATTTTTCGCGATACTTACAGCCTTGAGCACGATAAGAAAATCATTTTTATTGAGAAATCGGCTCCCGTAAACAGGTTAAAGCGCAGTCTGTTTCATCTTCTGCTGTCTGCTATCCCCGTCCGTAGATCTACTCGTCCGGAGGGGCATCAGCGCTCCAGAATGGTTGAACGTGAAGTGTTATATGCCTTAATGAAGGGTGAAAAACCCGGCGATGTTGCCCGGAGGATGGGCATCAGCTACAACGCGGTAAGTCGATACAAAATGCTGGCCCTAAAACGAGCCGGGTTAAAAAGCCTGAATGCACTGTTAGTAAGAAAAAACAGACATCTTTATCAAAACCTGTAA
- a CDS encoding response regulator transcription factor encodes MSTIFIVDDHPVSQLAVQVVANGKGYDVVGTCDNGHDALVYLRNHRPDLVVIDIDIPPPDGLEVIKRLREENYQGGIIVLTTHSDQHFVDRVRAAGANGFISKNNQLDALADAFRAVLNGYEFFPKRQSSSGRPDRIQPEKDLLSRLSNRELQVLGYIARGELLVEIAEKLHVSSKSVSTYKRRIMEKLGLSKTLELVEFAKRNHLA; translated from the coding sequence ATGAGCACAATCTTTATTGTTGATGACCATCCTGTTTCTCAACTTGCCGTGCAGGTCGTGGCGAACGGGAAGGGATATGACGTTGTGGGCACCTGCGACAACGGGCACGATGCATTAGTCTATTTGCGTAACCATCGTCCTGATCTGGTGGTGATTGATATTGATATCCCTCCGCCTGACGGACTTGAGGTCATAAAACGACTGCGCGAAGAGAATTATCAAGGCGGAATTATTGTTCTGACGACGCACAGCGATCAGCATTTTGTAGACAGGGTCAGGGCCGCAGGCGCCAATGGTTTTATCAGTAAGAACAACCAGCTTGACGCCCTGGCAGATGCGTTCAGGGCCGTTTTAAACGGATACGAGTTTTTTCCCAAGCGCCAGTCATCGTCAGGCCGACCGGATAGGATACAGCCGGAGAAGGACCTGCTGAGCCGCCTGTCTAATCGGGAGCTGCAGGTTCTTGGCTATATCGCGCGGGGCGAACTGCTGGTGGAGATTGCGGAGAAACTGCATGTCAGCAGCAAATCCGTCAGTACCTATAAGCGACGTATTATGGAAAAGCTGGGCCTCAGTAAAACGCTGGAACTGGTCGAATTCGCTAAACGTAATCATCTGGCGTGA